The following coding sequences are from one Streptomyces angustmyceticus window:
- a CDS encoding peptidase C39 family protein, with protein MTSSAPRRTVLAAALAAAAGAATPSAQAADASRRPAAGTTAPAAARTPDAFGRRSKSLVDYRAWTTAADWTTGHARGTALAPGPRPGIRLVRPAGTFAYKDPHTGRTASWEYATWTSPAHRLRVPATEVIASWNAHTPPGTWIAVELRGTYTDGSRTPWYVMGRWTSGDSDADIRRTSVDDQKDGKSSISTDTFAIDIPATGLRLTSYELRVTLYRKPGGTLTPTVWRLGAMGSDIPDRFEVPASAPGLVGRELTVPRYSQEIHKGQYPEYDNGGEAWCSPTSSQMIVEYWGRRPTQQQLSWVNPAYTDPQVCHAARCTFDYQYEGCGNWPFNAAYAATYRDLQGLVTRLSSLTDIERLVHAGIPVITSQSFLKTELDGAGYGTAGHLMTVIGFTKTGDIIANDPASPDNAAVRRVYKRRQFETIWLRTKRKNADGKVVGGSGGVCYLYFPAKPAAAQRRVLAELGIR; from the coding sequence ATGACCAGCTCCGCGCCCCGGCGCACCGTCCTGGCCGCCGCGCTCGCCGCCGCGGCGGGTGCCGCCACCCCCTCGGCGCAGGCCGCCGACGCCTCCCGCAGACCCGCCGCGGGTACCACCGCCCCGGCCGCCGCCCGCACCCCCGACGCTTTCGGGCGCCGATCGAAGAGCCTCGTGGACTATCGCGCCTGGACCACCGCCGCCGACTGGACCACGGGCCACGCCCGGGGCACCGCCCTCGCGCCCGGCCCCCGGCCCGGCATCCGCCTCGTCCGCCCGGCCGGCACCTTCGCGTACAAGGATCCGCACACGGGCAGGACCGCCTCCTGGGAGTACGCGACCTGGACCTCCCCGGCCCACCGCCTCCGGGTCCCGGCCACCGAGGTCATCGCCTCCTGGAACGCGCACACCCCGCCCGGCACCTGGATCGCCGTCGAACTGCGCGGCACCTACACCGACGGCAGCCGCACCCCCTGGTACGTCATGGGCCGCTGGACCTCCGGCGACAGCGACGCCGACATCCGGCGCACCTCCGTCGACGACCAGAAGGACGGCAAGAGCAGCATCTCGACCGACACCTTCGCCATCGACATCCCGGCGACCGGCCTCCGCCTGACCTCCTACGAACTCCGCGTCACCCTCTACCGCAAGCCCGGCGGCACCCTCACCCCCACCGTCTGGCGGCTGGGCGCCATGGGCTCGGACATCCCCGACCGCTTCGAGGTACCGGCGTCCGCCCCCGGCCTCGTCGGCCGCGAGCTGACCGTCCCGCGCTACTCGCAGGAGATCCACAAGGGCCAGTACCCGGAGTACGACAACGGCGGCGAGGCGTGGTGCAGCCCCACCTCCTCCCAGATGATCGTCGAGTACTGGGGCCGCAGGCCCACCCAGCAGCAGCTGTCCTGGGTCAACCCCGCCTACACCGACCCCCAGGTCTGCCACGCCGCCCGCTGCACCTTCGACTACCAGTACGAGGGCTGCGGCAACTGGCCCTTCAACGCCGCCTACGCCGCCACCTACCGGGACCTGCAGGGCCTCGTCACCCGCCTGTCCTCCCTCACCGACATCGAACGCCTCGTCCACGCGGGCATCCCCGTCATCACGTCCCAGTCCTTCCTGAAGACCGAACTCGACGGCGCCGGCTACGGCACCGCCGGCCACCTGATGACCGTCATCGGCTTCACCAAGACCGGCGACATCATCGCCAACGACCCGGCCTCCCCGGACAACGCGGCGGTCCGGCGGGTCTACAAGAGGCGGCAATTTGAAACCATTTGGCTGAGGACCAAGCGCAAGAACGCCGACGGCAAGGTCGTCGGCGGTTCGGGTGGGGTCTGCTACCTCTATTTCCCGGCGAAGCCGGCGGCGGCGCAGCGGCGGGTACTGGCGGAGCTGGGGATCCGCTGA
- a CDS encoding AAA family ATPase, translating to MDVGTQGSPAPAELAWLRAVDAYTVGAYPQAEEEFRAAVRLDPSMADAWLGLHALRADTSIALLRMHRHRDRFGEMRARHRRTLNSWYWLGWWVQPVLETGRDLLLAHASHWLDGRHVAELDQALAGCPPVDTDPQVRFLHACRAYLVKDWDQLVRHTEPLLGDPALGIEAGLFGGMARVRLEMYGQAEPLLSAALMRCRSEQPQRKELRYWLARAHEGTGRSAAALPLYRAVHRVDPAFMDTAARLAAIAEGDGLDEDADLATVSASGFGQEAGADLAPLDPVDGRDLLVTGDPEAPDGEVGGVPAGGGAAARVKATAPVPRGAERLPAGPADPVLLEKALAELERMVGMEPVKRQVRALSAQLRMARLRASQGMPVQPPKRHFVFSGPSGTGKTTVARILGRVFYALGLLGGDHLVEAQRSDLVGEFLGQTAVKANELIDSALGGVLFVDEAYSLSNSGYSKGDAYGDEALQVLLKRAEDNRDRLVVILAGYPEGMDRLLAANPGLSSRFTSRVDFPSYRPLELTAIGEVLAAENGDRWDEEARDELCSISGHVVDQGWIDELGNGRFLRTLYEKSCAYRDLRLSTWRGTPTRDDLATLRLPDLMQAYGEVLSGRGPDLQGPPPKGLDL from the coding sequence ATGGATGTCGGCACTCAGGGTTCGCCCGCCCCGGCCGAACTCGCCTGGCTGCGCGCGGTCGACGCCTACACCGTGGGCGCCTATCCGCAGGCGGAGGAGGAGTTCCGGGCCGCGGTACGACTCGATCCCTCGATGGCCGACGCCTGGCTCGGCCTGCACGCGCTGCGCGCCGACACCTCCATCGCGCTGCTGAGGATGCACCGGCACCGCGACCGCTTCGGCGAGATGCGCGCCCGCCACCGGCGCACCCTCAACTCCTGGTACTGGCTGGGCTGGTGGGTGCAGCCGGTGCTGGAGACCGGCCGCGACCTGCTGCTCGCGCACGCCTCCCACTGGCTCGACGGCCGCCATGTCGCCGAGCTGGACCAGGCGCTGGCCGGCTGCCCGCCGGTCGACACCGACCCCCAGGTGCGCTTCCTGCACGCCTGCCGCGCCTACCTCGTCAAGGACTGGGACCAGCTCGTACGGCACACCGAGCCGCTGCTCGGCGACCCGGCGCTGGGCATCGAGGCGGGGCTGTTCGGCGGGATGGCGCGGGTGCGGCTGGAGATGTACGGGCAGGCCGAGCCGCTGCTGTCGGCCGCGTTGATGCGCTGCCGCAGCGAGCAGCCGCAGCGCAAGGAGCTGCGCTACTGGCTCGCCCGCGCCCACGAGGGCACCGGCCGCAGCGCCGCGGCCCTGCCCCTCTACCGCGCGGTGCACCGCGTCGACCCGGCGTTCATGGACACCGCGGCCCGGCTCGCCGCCATCGCGGAGGGGGACGGCCTGGACGAGGACGCCGACCTCGCGACGGTCTCCGCGTCCGGCTTCGGTCAGGAGGCCGGCGCCGATCTGGCTCCGCTCGACCCGGTCGACGGCCGGGATCTGCTGGTGACCGGCGATCCGGAGGCGCCGGACGGGGAGGTCGGCGGTGTCCCCGCGGGGGGCGGCGCCGCGGCCCGGGTCAAGGCCACCGCGCCGGTGCCGCGCGGCGCCGAGCGGCTGCCCGCCGGGCCCGCCGATCCGGTGCTGCTGGAGAAGGCCCTGGCGGAACTGGAGCGGATGGTCGGCATGGAGCCGGTCAAACGGCAGGTGCGGGCACTGTCGGCCCAGCTGCGGATGGCCCGGCTGCGGGCGAGCCAGGGGATGCCGGTGCAGCCGCCGAAACGACACTTCGTCTTCTCCGGCCCCTCCGGCACCGGCAAGACGACCGTGGCCCGGATACTCGGGCGGGTCTTCTACGCCCTCGGGCTGCTGGGCGGCGACCACCTCGTGGAGGCCCAACGCTCCGATCTCGTGGGCGAGTTCCTCGGCCAGACCGCCGTCAAGGCGAATGAACTGATCGACTCGGCGCTGGGCGGGGTGCTGTTCGTCGACGAGGCGTACAGCCTGTCCAACTCCGGCTACAGCAAGGGCGACGCCTACGGCGACGAGGCGCTGCAGGTGCTGCTCAAGCGGGCCGAGGACAACCGCGACCGGCTCGTCGTCATCCTGGCCGGCTACCCGGAGGGCATGGACCGGCTGCTGGCCGCCAACCCCGGCCTGTCCTCCCGCTTCACCAGCCGCGTCGACTTCCCCAGCTACCGGCCGCTGGAGCTGACCGCGATCGGCGAGGTGCTGGCCGCCGAGAACGGCGACCGCTGGGACGAGGAGGCCCGCGACGAGCTGTGCAGCATCAGCGGTCACGTCGTCGACCAGGGCTGGATCGACGAACTGGGCAACGGCCGCTTCCTGCGTACCCTCTACGAGAAGAGCTGCGCCTACCGCGATCTGCGGCTCTCGACCTGGCGCGGCACCCCCACCCGCGACGACCTCGCCACCCTCCGCCTGCCCGACCTGATGCAGGCCTACGGCGAAGTCCTCTCCGGCCGCGGCCCGGACCTCCAGGGGCCGCCGCCGAAGGGGCTGGACCTCTAG
- a CDS encoding DMT family transporter, whose protein sequence is MTAAGSWGVATAVAKYAVDGIGAFTTLFIEVGTASAVLWIAMLRVRPRRTVPLRHYLFLGLLEPVVAYGALDLGLRRTGAADAALLDGLQSVMVLVMGVLFIKEAVNRRSVAGVVVATVGAALLAGAHLTIDAGIGNALVLLGSLGASASVIVVSRLAADASALELTAYQFGFGFLCTIPVMAVVWSTGAEPVPGAAQLPHIAAAMAIGITGFALGYLAYNYAISKVAVGVAGMALNLIPLFGVVVAVLWLGENLSLPKVIGGALILVGIFLFPYDVDADSSPVPETTASVAAAIPKESRM, encoded by the coding sequence ATGACCGCGGCCGGTAGCTGGGGTGTAGCCACCGCCGTCGCAAAATACGCCGTGGACGGGATCGGCGCATTCACCACCCTGTTCATCGAGGTCGGTACCGCGTCGGCCGTGCTCTGGATCGCCATGCTGCGCGTCCGGCCGCGAAGAACCGTGCCGCTGCGTCACTACCTCTTTCTCGGACTGCTGGAACCGGTGGTGGCCTACGGCGCGCTCGACCTCGGGCTCCGGCGCACCGGCGCCGCGGACGCCGCCCTCCTGGACGGGCTGCAATCCGTGATGGTGCTGGTCATGGGCGTCCTCTTCATCAAGGAGGCGGTCAACCGCCGCAGCGTGGCGGGCGTCGTCGTGGCCACCGTCGGCGCCGCGCTGCTGGCCGGTGCGCATCTCACCATCGACGCGGGTATCGGCAATGCCCTCGTGCTCTTGGGGTCCCTGGGTGCGTCGGCATCGGTCATCGTCGTCAGCCGCCTCGCCGCGGACGCATCGGCCCTGGAACTCACCGCCTACCAATTCGGATTCGGATTCCTCTGCACGATTCCCGTCATGGCCGTGGTCTGGAGCACGGGTGCCGAACCCGTTCCCGGCGCCGCGCAACTGCCGCACATCGCGGCCGCCATGGCGATCGGGATCACCGGATTCGCGCTGGGCTATCTCGCATACAACTACGCAATATCGAAGGTGGCCGTCGGAGTGGCCGGCATGGCCCTCAACCTGATCCCGCTGTTCGGCGTCGTGGTCGCCGTGCTGTGGCTCGGCGAGAACCTCTCGCTGCCCAAGGTGATCGGTGGCGCGCTCATTCTCGTCGGCATTTTCCTCTTTCCCTACGACGTGGACGCCGATTCGTCACCCGTTCCCGAAACAACGGCTTCCGTGGCCGCCGCAATTCCCAAGGAGAGTCGGATGTGA
- a CDS encoding PP2C family protein-serine/threonine phosphatase — translation MRLSPVILTVVIASLAYATPPEMAFSRLLPAAPALAAAMWPVLPTVLLGTVCLFLMIGLSIVFPGLGTWWTAAGIIAVTVAAAYGSHVRLQRERTLFQVRLVADAAQQVVLSPMPRRHGSVEIESLYLAAAAEARIGGDFYEVVDTRYGVRLLIGDVRGKGLPAVGAAAAIVNSFREAAHGEADLVSVARRLDASSTRYNAAFPPEGPMERFATALLVEIPHEGGRVEILNCGHPPPLLLNHGKLRALESTSPSPLLNLAELIGDHYTIDTFDFTPGDLLLLYTDGVAEARARDGEFFPLAAWMRRQPPTPPHELLAALHRDLLDYSRGRLDDDIAALAVSLREPSP, via the coding sequence GTGCGGCTGTCGCCGGTCATCCTGACCGTCGTCATCGCCAGCCTGGCATATGCCACTCCGCCGGAGATGGCCTTCAGTCGCCTGCTGCCCGCGGCGCCGGCCCTCGCCGCCGCCATGTGGCCGGTGCTCCCCACCGTCCTCCTGGGGACGGTGTGCCTCTTCCTCATGATCGGCCTCAGCATCGTGTTCCCCGGCCTGGGGACGTGGTGGACGGCCGCGGGGATCATCGCGGTCACCGTGGCGGCCGCGTACGGAAGCCACGTCCGGCTCCAGCGGGAGCGGACCCTCTTTCAGGTGCGGCTCGTCGCCGACGCGGCGCAGCAGGTGGTGCTGAGCCCGATGCCGCGCCGCCACGGGAGCGTCGAGATCGAGTCGCTGTACCTCGCGGCCGCGGCGGAAGCCCGTATCGGCGGAGACTTCTACGAGGTGGTCGACACGCGGTACGGGGTCAGGCTGCTCATCGGCGATGTGCGGGGCAAGGGCCTGCCCGCGGTGGGGGCGGCCGCGGCGATCGTCAACTCGTTCCGGGAGGCGGCTCACGGCGAGGCCGACCTGGTCAGCGTCGCGCGCCGGCTGGATGCCAGCAGCACCCGCTACAACGCCGCCTTTCCCCCCGAGGGGCCGATGGAGCGCTTCGCCACCGCGCTGCTCGTCGAGATCCCGCACGAGGGCGGGCGCGTCGAGATCCTCAACTGCGGACACCCTCCGCCGCTGCTCCTCAACCACGGGAAACTCCGCGCCCTGGAGTCCACCTCCCCCTCGCCGCTGCTCAACCTCGCGGAGCTGATCGGTGATCACTACACCATCGACACCTTCGACTTCACGCCCGGCGACCTGCTGCTTCTCTACACCGACGGGGTCGCCGAGGCCCGCGCCCGCGACGGCGAGTTCTTCCCGCTGGCGGCCTGGATGCGCCGACAGCCCCCGACGCCGCCCCACGAGCTGCTCGCGGCTCTCCACCGCGACCTCCTCGACTACAGCAGAGGACGCCTGGACGACGACATCGCCGCGCTCGCGGTGAGCCTGCGCGAACCCTCACCGTAG
- a CDS encoding FAD-dependent oxidoreductase produces the protein MTRILVIGGGIAGTATALALHKAGLDVTVHEAHPDTAADIGAFLTLASNGMRALAQLDASDVVTALGWPLRSMRVLDGQGAQLAHVPLGEADDALLRYRCLRRGELNAALQAEALRRGIRLSHGARLASVENGPDEVTARFTDGSATTGDLLIGADGLGSTVRRSIAPGTEPVHAGQSVFYGYTRSGPEDAPAADGTGHITMVRGSTAAFGYAVSPDGETYWFARVGGDAVPADDLAHPVPARWRERLVAMLSEDATPAAGIVAASSDDIMATNATEIPPGTPWRSGRALLIGDAAHAASPATGQGASMALEDAVVLAKSLRDAPDLDSALSLYEACRRPRVEHNITASGEISRGTRTPPRTAGSPPPQRPGDDTLAAQLDWNTDLRTTTGNAD, from the coding sequence GTGACACGCATTCTGGTCATCGGTGGTGGGATCGCGGGTACGGCGACCGCACTGGCCCTGCACAAAGCGGGACTCGACGTCACCGTGCACGAAGCGCATCCCGACACGGCCGCGGACATCGGGGCGTTCCTGACCCTGGCGAGCAACGGCATGCGCGCACTGGCGCAACTCGACGCCTCGGACGTGGTCACCGCACTCGGCTGGCCGCTGCGCTCGATGCGGGTTCTCGACGGCCAGGGCGCTCAGCTGGCCCATGTGCCACTGGGCGAGGCCGACGACGCGCTGCTCCGCTACCGGTGCCTGCGCCGGGGCGAGTTGAACGCCGCCCTGCAGGCCGAGGCCCTCCGCCGGGGAATCCGGCTCTCGCACGGGGCGCGACTGGCTTCCGTCGAGAACGGCCCTGACGAGGTGACCGCACGTTTCACCGACGGCAGTGCCACGACCGGCGACCTGCTCATCGGCGCGGACGGCCTCGGCTCGACCGTCCGGCGGTCGATCGCGCCCGGTACGGAGCCCGTCCATGCCGGACAGAGCGTCTTCTACGGCTACACGCGCAGCGGTCCGGAGGACGCCCCGGCGGCGGACGGCACGGGGCACATCACCATGGTGCGGGGCAGCACCGCCGCCTTCGGCTACGCGGTCTCGCCGGACGGGGAGACGTACTGGTTCGCCCGTGTCGGCGGCGACGCCGTCCCCGCCGACGACCTCGCGCACCCCGTACCGGCCCGCTGGCGCGAGCGACTCGTCGCGATGCTGAGCGAGGACGCCACCCCCGCCGCGGGCATCGTCGCGGCCTCCAGCGACGACATCATGGCCACCAACGCCACCGAGATCCCGCCCGGCACCCCCTGGCGTTCCGGACGGGCGCTGCTCATCGGTGACGCGGCGCACGCGGCCTCACCGGCGACCGGCCAAGGCGCCTCGATGGCCCTGGAGGACGCCGTCGTCCTCGCCAAGTCCCTGCGGGACGCACCGGACCTGGACAGCGCGCTCTCCCTCTACGAGGCGTGCCGCCGCCCCCGCGTGGAACACAACATCACCGCCAGCGGAGAGATCTCCCGCGGCACCCGCACCCCGCCGCGCACCGCCGGGTCACCGCCCCCGCAGCGTCCCGGCGACGACACGCTGGCCGCCCAGCTGGACTGGAACACCGACCTGCGCACCACCACCGGCAACGCGGACTAA
- a CDS encoding uridine kinase family protein, with product MDRDLTSLAARLRALPPSCGPVRLIAVDGHAGSGKSTFAGRLAGALGDAPVVHTDDLATHDELFAWSGRFADQILRPLSRGGTARYGVYDWVRGEFTEERALAPAPLVLVEGVGAGRRALRPYLAALLWMELASEHSWARGRLRDGPGLSTFWSGWIPAERAHFAADPSRPYADFLVHQKQVGYEVLMGPPEAP from the coding sequence ATGGATCGTGATCTGACTTCGCTCGCCGCCCGGCTGCGCGCCCTGCCGCCCTCGTGCGGGCCGGTGCGGCTGATCGCGGTGGACGGGCACGCGGGGTCGGGCAAGAGCACGTTCGCCGGGCGGCTGGCCGGGGCGCTGGGCGACGCGCCGGTGGTGCACACCGACGATCTCGCCACCCACGACGAGCTGTTCGCCTGGAGCGGGCGGTTCGCCGACCAGATCCTCCGGCCGCTGTCCCGGGGCGGGACGGCGCGCTACGGCGTCTACGACTGGGTGCGCGGCGAGTTCACCGAGGAGCGCGCGCTGGCACCCGCGCCGCTGGTGCTGGTCGAGGGCGTGGGCGCGGGCCGGCGGGCGCTGCGCCCGTACCTGGCGGCCCTGTTGTGGATGGAACTGGCGAGCGAGCACTCCTGGGCAAGGGGGCGCCTCCGGGACGGGCCGGGGCTCTCCACGTTCTGGAGTGGCTGGATTCCGGCGGAGCGCGCGCACTTCGCAGCGGATCCTTCGCGTCCGTATGCCGACTTCCTGGTGCACCAGAAGCAGGTGGGGTACGAGGTACTCATGGGACCGCCCGAGGCACCCTGA
- a CDS encoding TetR/AcrR family transcriptional regulator — protein sequence MPKPPGTRQSIIDAVLRTIAEDGVAGVTNRRIAKEAKVSLGSVTYHFATQHEMLRESLLHFVAEETRRFTELADQCETDGMDIDRASATVGQVAGCTRTDSRHIAPFELYVQAGRDERLRTAAAQCFTAYDQLAARILTGLGVADAERPASATVALVFGLQLRSLATGAPAEDLVDALLLLARGAQHA from the coding sequence ATGCCCAAGCCCCCCGGAACCCGGCAGAGCATCATCGACGCCGTGCTGCGCACCATCGCCGAGGACGGCGTCGCCGGGGTCACCAACCGGCGGATCGCCAAGGAGGCCAAGGTCTCCCTCGGCTCGGTCACGTACCACTTCGCGACCCAGCACGAGATGCTGCGGGAGAGCCTGCTGCACTTCGTCGCGGAGGAGACCCGGCGCTTCACCGAGCTCGCCGACCAGTGCGAGACGGACGGGATGGACATCGACCGGGCCTCCGCGACGGTCGGCCAGGTCGCCGGGTGCACCCGGACCGACAGCAGGCACATCGCGCCCTTCGAGCTGTACGTCCAGGCCGGCCGCGACGAGCGGTTGCGCACCGCGGCGGCACAGTGCTTCACCGCCTACGACCAGCTGGCCGCCCGGATCCTCACCGGTCTCGGCGTAGCCGACGCCGAGCGGCCGGCGAGCGCCACCGTCGCGCTGGTCTTCGGTCTGCAACTGCGCAGCCTGGCGACCGGCGCGCCCGCCGAGGACCTCGTCGACGCCCTGCTGTTGCTGGCACGCGGGGCGCAGCACGCCTGA
- a CDS encoding L,D-transpeptidase — protein MLPLAALLAAGALALSACGDGSSAGGNDDGKNGAGAAAGDSSDARIKVSSKDGATNASINDTGVKVTGGKLTDVKLTEADSGKDVAGAISPDGASWKPGVQLERGTKYKIVANAKDSKGRSATENTTFTTVSSANSFIGSYTPDDGKTVGVGMPVSFNFDKAITNKKDVQSHIKVSSSSGQEVVGHWFGAQRLDFRPEDYWKAGSKITMKIDLDGVKGGQGITGVQSKTVTFTIGRSQVSTVDMNTQTMTVKRDGKTYKSIPISGGSPEHPTYNGRMVISEKLEKTRMDGSTVGFDKRNSYDIKDVPHAMRLSSSGTFIHGNYWGSSSVFGNSGTSHGCVGLHDNKGGGGDTPGKWFFDESLVGDVVVVKNSDERTVKPDNGLNGWNLSWADWKAGSAT, from the coding sequence ATGCTGCCCCTCGCCGCGCTGCTCGCGGCGGGCGCGTTGGCCCTCTCCGCCTGCGGCGACGGCTCCTCGGCCGGCGGGAACGACGACGGGAAGAACGGTGCCGGCGCCGCCGCCGGGGACTCGTCGGACGCCAGGATCAAGGTCTCGTCGAAGGACGGCGCCACCAACGCCAGCATCAACGACACCGGTGTGAAGGTCACCGGTGGCAAGTTGACCGATGTGAAGCTCACCGAGGCCGATTCCGGCAAGGACGTCGCCGGTGCCATATCGCCCGACGGCGCCTCCTGGAAGCCCGGCGTCCAGCTGGAGCGGGGCACCAAGTACAAGATCGTCGCGAACGCCAAGGACTCCAAGGGCCGCTCCGCGACCGAGAACACCACCTTCACCACGGTCTCCTCGGCCAACAGCTTCATCGGCTCCTACACCCCCGACGACGGCAAGACCGTCGGCGTCGGCATGCCGGTGTCCTTCAACTTCGACAAGGCGATCACCAACAAGAAGGACGTCCAGTCCCACATCAAGGTGAGCTCCAGCAGCGGCCAGGAGGTCGTCGGCCACTGGTTCGGCGCCCAGCGCCTCGACTTCCGGCCCGAGGACTACTGGAAGGCCGGCTCCAAGATCACCATGAAGATCGACCTGGACGGCGTGAAGGGCGGCCAGGGCATCACCGGCGTCCAGTCCAAGACGGTCACCTTCACCATCGGCCGCTCCCAGGTCTCCACCGTCGACATGAACACCCAGACCATGACGGTCAAGCGCGACGGCAAGACCTACAAGTCCATCCCGATCTCCGGCGGCAGCCCCGAGCACCCCACCTACAACGGCCGGATGGTCATCTCCGAGAAGCTGGAGAAGACCCGCATGGACGGCTCCACGGTCGGCTTCGACAAGCGGAACTCGTACGACATCAAGGACGTTCCGCACGCCATGCGCCTGTCGTCCTCCGGCACCTTCATCCACGGCAACTACTGGGGCTCCTCGTCCGTGTTCGGCAACTCCGGCACCAGCCACGGCTGCGTCGGCCTGCACGACAACAAGGGCGGCGGCGGCGACACCCCGGGCAAGTGGTTCTTCGACGAATCGCTGGTCGGCGACGTCGTCGTGGTCAAGAACTCCGACGAACGGACCGTCAAACCGGACAACGGCCTCAACGGCTGGAACCTGTCCTGGGCGGACTGGAAGGCGGGCAGCGCGACCTGA
- a CDS encoding GNAT family N-acetyltransferase: MLTLRAASTDDLAALATLHAVVHDAHARHRPDLFAGEPSPDALEALLTTRLSEPDVTFLLAETPDGEALGYAMARVVRREESTLFRPETFLSLQQIAVAPGASRGGVGSALLEGVRALGRAAGCRRLVTDVWDFNEGARSFYRACGFRPLNSKLEQEL; encoded by the coding sequence ATGCTGACCCTCCGCGCCGCCTCGACGGACGACCTCGCGGCACTGGCGACGCTCCACGCGGTCGTCCACGACGCGCATGCCCGCCACCGGCCCGACCTCTTCGCCGGCGAGCCCTCGCCCGACGCGCTCGAAGCGCTGCTGACCACGCGCCTGTCGGAACCGGACGTGACCTTCCTCCTCGCCGAGACGCCCGACGGCGAAGCCCTGGGATACGCCATGGCCCGCGTCGTCAGACGGGAGGAGAGCACCCTCTTCCGGCCGGAGACGTTCCTCTCGCTGCAGCAGATCGCCGTGGCCCCGGGCGCCTCACGCGGCGGCGTCGGATCGGCGCTGCTGGAGGGGGTGCGGGCCCTCGGGCGCGCCGCCGGCTGCCGACGACTGGTCACCGACGTCTGGGACTTCAACGAAGGCGCCCGTTCCTTCTACCGGGCCTGCGGCTTCCGGCCCCTGAACAGCAAGCTCGAACAGGAGCTCTGA
- a CDS encoding SDR family NAD(P)-dependent oxidoreductase, producing the protein MRIAGSTVLLTGAVGGLGQAIARDLAARGAGLILSGCRADALEALAGELGARALTADLADPDQVDHLARAGADADIVIANAALPSTGDLLDYTPEQIDRALSVNLRAPVMLARALAPRMVEAGRGHIVLVGSISGKAATKYSSLYSAAKFGLRGFALTLRQDLHGTGVGVSLVQPGAVRDAGMFAATGATPPTGVRMVSPDQVVAGVVRAVERDLCEVNVAPVELKVLSAIAGQFPGLAEKVQRGSSAERTISEVVAAQKGKR; encoded by the coding sequence ATGCGCATCGCAGGATCAACCGTTCTCCTGACCGGAGCCGTAGGCGGCCTCGGTCAGGCCATCGCCCGTGACCTGGCCGCCAGGGGGGCCGGGCTGATCCTCTCCGGGTGCCGGGCCGACGCCCTGGAGGCGCTCGCCGGCGAGCTCGGCGCCCGGGCGTTGACCGCCGACCTCGCCGACCCCGACCAGGTCGATCACCTGGCCAGGGCCGGCGCCGACGCGGACATCGTGATCGCGAACGCCGCGCTGCCCTCGACCGGCGACCTCCTCGACTACACGCCCGAGCAGATCGACCGCGCGCTGAGCGTGAACCTGCGCGCCCCCGTCATGCTGGCCCGCGCGCTCGCACCCCGGATGGTGGAGGCGGGCCGGGGGCATATCGTCCTGGTCGGCTCGATCTCCGGGAAGGCGGCCACCAAGTACTCCTCGCTCTACAGCGCGGCCAAGTTCGGGCTGCGCGGCTTCGCGCTCACCCTCCGCCAGGACCTGCACGGCACGGGCGTGGGCGTCTCACTGGTCCAGCCCGGCGCGGTGCGCGACGCGGGCATGTTCGCCGCCACGGGCGCCACCCCGCCGACCGGCGTGCGCATGGTCTCCCCGGACCAGGTGGTGGCGGGGGTCGTCCGGGCCGTCGAGCGCGACCTGTGCGAAGTCAATGTCGCGCCGGTGGAGTTGAAGGTGCTCAGCGCCATCGCCGGTCAGTTCCCCGGCCTCGCGGAGAAGGTCCAGCGCGGCTCCAGCGCCGAGCGCACCATCAGCGAGGTCGTGGCGGCCCAGAAGGGCAAGCGGTAG